A genomic segment from Streptomyces sp. NBC_01233 encodes:
- a CDS encoding M15 family metallopeptidase yields the protein MRHTTAVAAVTATLCAAALACSTQAGPPRFQARPADPPVRLSARVTAVPAEKLGASYRKGCPVPPERLRLIRMNHWGFDGRTHAGEMVVHENAARPLLHVFQRAFEARFPIRRMRVMAGYRDDSEAMADDNTSAFSCRPVTGDPRRLSQHAWGDAVDINPVENPYVDIHGVVHPPKGRPHLKRSLNQPGQIHPGDAVTAAFREVGWRWGGRWTNRDYQHFSANGE from the coding sequence GTGCGCCACACCACCGCGGTCGCGGCCGTGACGGCCACGTTGTGCGCAGCCGCGCTGGCCTGCTCCACCCAGGCCGGTCCGCCGCGCTTCCAGGCCAGGCCGGCCGACCCGCCGGTTCGGCTTTCCGCGCGGGTCACGGCCGTACCGGCGGAGAAGCTGGGCGCCTCCTACCGGAAGGGCTGCCCGGTCCCGCCCGAGCGGCTGAGGCTGATCCGGATGAACCACTGGGGTTTCGACGGCCGGACCCACGCGGGCGAGATGGTGGTCCACGAGAACGCCGCCCGCCCCCTCCTCCACGTGTTCCAGCGGGCCTTCGAGGCACGCTTCCCGATTCGCCGGATGCGCGTGATGGCCGGGTACCGCGACGATTCCGAGGCCATGGCCGACGACAACACCTCGGCCTTCAGCTGCCGCCCGGTCACCGGTGATCCCCGGCGCCTGTCGCAGCACGCGTGGGGCGACGCGGTGGACATCAACCCCGTCGAGAACCCGTACGTCGACATCCACGGCGTCGTCCACCCCCCGAAGGGCCGCCCCCACCTGAAACGGTCCCTGAACCAACCGGGTCAGATCCACCCGGGCGACGCCGTCACCGCGGCGTTCCGCGAGGTCGGCTGGCGCTGGGGCGGCCGCTGGACCAACCGGGACTACCAGCACTTCTCCGCCAACGGCGAGTGA
- a CDS encoding phosphotransferase family protein has product MLPLVETDEEWDAVVPDETIMRPGAEDLCGRLGLGGAPLVRFKDGSQPVYAVGDEHVLKLFPAAAARDGVAEGRVLAHVQGRLPVATPHVRESGAYENGWRYVLMSRLGGENLAHAWPRIPQADRERLVAEVGEALAALHALDPEPLADVLGPGDWGAFVDGQREGAVEQQRGHGLAGAWLEQIPDFLTSVPLPREPRRSLLHTEVMRQHLLVDPDGWRLTGFFDFEPAMIGHRAYDFVGVGLFVTRADRHLLRRLLASYGSGTGTGFEPAELLAYTLLHVYSNLPWYMRELGAPSDTELNSLAEFWFGRD; this is encoded by the coding sequence ATGCTGCCTTTGGTGGAAACGGACGAGGAGTGGGACGCGGTCGTCCCCGACGAAACGATCATGCGGCCGGGTGCGGAGGACCTCTGCGGCCGTCTGGGTCTGGGCGGAGCGCCCCTGGTCCGTTTCAAGGACGGTTCCCAGCCGGTCTACGCGGTCGGTGACGAGCACGTCCTGAAGCTGTTCCCGGCCGCTGCGGCCCGGGACGGCGTTGCCGAAGGACGGGTGCTCGCCCACGTGCAGGGACGGCTGCCGGTGGCGACACCACACGTCCGGGAGTCCGGCGCCTACGAGAACGGTTGGCGCTACGTCCTGATGTCGAGGCTCGGCGGCGAGAACCTGGCACATGCCTGGCCGCGGATACCGCAGGCCGACCGGGAACGACTGGTGGCCGAGGTCGGCGAGGCACTGGCGGCGCTGCACGCACTGGACCCCGAACCACTCGCCGACGTCCTCGGCCCCGGAGACTGGGGCGCCTTCGTCGACGGACAGCGGGAAGGCGCCGTGGAACAGCAGCGGGGCCACGGACTCGCCGGCGCATGGCTGGAACAGATTCCCGACTTCCTCACCTCCGTTCCCCTCCCACGAGAACCCCGGCGCTCCCTGCTGCACACCGAGGTGATGCGGCAGCACCTCCTGGTGGACCCCGACGGCTGGCGCCTGACCGGATTCTTCGACTTCGAACCGGCCATGATCGGCCACCGCGCGTACGACTTCGTGGGCGTCGGGCTGTTCGTCACCCGAGCCGACCGCCACCTGCTGCGCAGGCTCCTCGCGTCCTACGGCAGTGGCACCGGGACGGGCTTCGAGCCGGCCGAACTGCTCGCGTACACACTGCTGCACGTGTACAGCAACCTGCCCTGGTACATGCGGGAGCTGGGTGCGCCGTCGGACACGGAGCTGAACTCCCTCGCCGAATTCTGGTTCGGTCGGGACTGA
- a CDS encoding DUF6131 family protein has translation MIVLGIILLIVGWLLGISILWTLGIILLVIGAVLWILGAVGHEVGGRRHYY, from the coding sequence ATGATCGTGCTCGGAATCATTCTGCTGATCGTCGGGTGGCTGCTCGGTATCTCGATCCTGTGGACGCTGGGCATCATCCTGCTCGTCATCGGCGCCGTGCTGTGGATCCTCGGGGCCGTCGGACACGAGGTCGGCGGAAGGCGCCACTACTACTAG
- a CDS encoding LCP family protein: MRRLTVALALLTALSCGSLLGPQAVSAAVSAESGSAGGSRGTNILIVGIDSRAGLSAAEKNRLHVGGKGCNCTDVMMLVHVSESGQRASVVSIPRDSYVEYAGDTTTARRGKINGAYALGGGALTVATVEKATGLHIDHYLETGFRGFEQTIDNLGGATVCTDRPLTDESSGLDIGAGRHHTDGNDTLRYVRARHVNLRPGDLGRVRRQQRVVNDLLARLTFEGALASPVRTARTVHALLKSVRTDARTGPGDLVRIGWALGRLRADRIEFATVPIRLFDHRVPGVGSSLVWDEARSAALWDALGADRPLTGDTRIQPVAETPAPTDPAGIAVRVDDSAVAAALRRNGFVVTDTSQSAPSPRPVGPAVIRFAAGQEEKAATLAAALPGSRLEARPDHGAIFDVAIGTQPVPVKTVTYDRNIADGAPVTGDRLRCAGGSAAATTTATTGRP; this comes from the coding sequence TTGCGTCGTCTCACTGTTGCCCTCGCACTGCTGACCGCCCTTTCCTGCGGCTCCCTCCTGGGCCCGCAGGCCGTCTCTGCGGCCGTCTCGGCCGAGAGCGGCTCGGCAGGCGGCAGCCGGGGCACGAACATCCTGATCGTCGGCATCGACAGCCGCGCCGGTCTCTCCGCGGCCGAGAAGAACCGGCTCCACGTGGGCGGCAAAGGGTGCAACTGCACGGACGTCATGATGCTCGTGCACGTCTCCGAGAGCGGGCAGCGCGCGAGCGTGGTCTCCATCCCGCGCGACTCCTACGTCGAGTACGCCGGCGACACCACCACCGCCCGCCGCGGCAAGATCAACGGTGCGTACGCGCTCGGCGGCGGCGCCCTCACGGTGGCCACCGTCGAGAAGGCCACCGGTCTCCACATCGACCACTACCTGGAGACGGGCTTCAGGGGTTTCGAGCAGACGATCGACAACCTCGGCGGCGCGACCGTCTGCACGGACCGGCCCCTCACGGACGAGAGTTCCGGCCTCGACATCGGAGCCGGCCGCCACCACACCGATGGAAACGACACCCTGCGCTACGTACGGGCCCGGCACGTCAACCTCCGGCCCGGGGACCTCGGCCGCGTCCGTCGCCAGCAGCGCGTGGTCAACGACCTACTGGCCCGCCTCACCTTCGAGGGGGCCCTGGCCAGCCCCGTGCGCACGGCGCGGACCGTGCACGCCCTGCTGAAGTCCGTACGCACCGACGCGCGGACCGGGCCGGGCGACCTGGTCCGCATCGGCTGGGCGCTCGGCCGCCTCCGTGCGGACCGGATCGAGTTCGCGACCGTACCGATCCGGCTCTTCGACCACCGCGTCCCCGGGGTGGGCTCCTCGCTGGTGTGGGACGAGGCCCGCTCCGCCGCGTTGTGGGACGCGCTGGGCGCGGACCGACCCCTCACGGGCGACACCCGCATCCAGCCCGTCGCGGAAACCCCGGCGCCGACCGACCCCGCCGGCATCGCGGTCCGCGTGGACGACTCCGCCGTCGCCGCGGCCTTGCGCCGCAACGGCTTCGTCGTCACCGACACCTCTCAGTCCGCACCGTCCCCACGCCCTGTGGGCCCCGCGGTCATCCGGTTCGCCGCCGGCCAGGAGGAGAAGGCGGCGACCCTCGCCGCCGCCCTGCCCGGCTCCCGCCTGGAGGCCCGCCCGGATCACGGCGCGATCTTCGATGTCGCCATCGGCACGCAGCCCGTCCCGGTCAAGACCGTCACCTACGACCGCAACATCGCCGATGGCGCCCCGGTGACCGGCGACCGCCTCCGCTGCGCCGGCGGCTCCGCAGCCGCGACCACCACCGCGACCACCGGTCGGCCGTAG